A genomic stretch from Chiloscyllium punctatum isolate Juve2018m chromosome 40, sChiPun1.3, whole genome shotgun sequence includes:
- the tedc2 gene encoding uncharacterized protein tedc2 isoform X4: protein MLSSLLVEAIKECTEEERKLEDELKSFRKLLKPWNPNTREKPAKNGATTSRTEHASSYEELQELALLNRTLAKALRIRQTHQSVFEIKQIQPHTSDNSTVPTNAGYGIVKHPQAASYRDKPLEDVLSRTLWSGSKTKLAGASMNNTCGKVTASVCKERYLSSHLADGVAGKKVATHAVSSRKPESCTLKLPYKTKQDVKRKSTSSTVGKLVRGSLHTPGLVKTAAIQQTKRSASVDRAGNRVQQSRLWSLKTIPRTIASHNSLNLEDTDIIQRTVTPRSMQISAFADTAPKMTSPVISQQRANCMKETVHLSVSEQNMLQNESSSMEKLKLFTLQGSGSTLKLPSEWRKQRCRNARLWGQVSASKTDEIQKASFMQNIQSAFHSQLPPVSCAQIEEQLDNIYELYKCIDQYVRTDFLLNSSGPLSYQHEHESLQILGRCQDTVSSLIQQIEQFVDAEMFWAKFGSCWTVNFKKCKCFGGKSAPLLFYSTLQELKEMEALRFQVQTLQRQIQIQKAMAEELLPILFSSMPLEQSISYLYRAVYSELCEGGEQFPVLVQDNIPE, encoded by the exons AT GCTTTCCTCACTATTGGTTGAAGCCATTAAGGAGTGTACAGAGGAGGAGAGAAAGCTTGAAGATGAGCTAAAGAGTTTTCGCAAACTTCTGAAACCCTG GAATCCCAACACTAGAGAGAAACCAGCAAAGAATGGAGCCACTACCAGCAGGACAG AGCATGCTTCTAGTTATGAGGAATTGCAGGAGTTGGCATTGTTGAATAGAACTCTGGCCAAAGCTCTACGAATTCGACAAACCCATCAAAGCGTGTTTGAAATAAAGCAGATCCAACCACATACCTCTGACAACAGCACAGTGCCAACTAATGCAGGATATGGCATTGTCAAACATCCACAGGCAGCCAGCTACAGAGATAAACCTTTAGAGGATGTTTTGTCAAGGACACTGTGGTCAGGTAGCAAGACAAAGCTAGCTGGTGCCAGTATGAACAATACTTGTGGTAAAGTGACAGCATCAGTATGTAAGGAGAGGTACTTATCAAGCCATTTAGCAGATGGAGTTGCTGGGAAGAAGGTTGCAACACATGCTGTCTCTTCCAGGAAACCAGAATCTTGTACATTGAAGCTGCCATATAAAACCAAGCAGGATGTGAAGAGAAAGTCTACGTCATCGACTGTGGGGAAATTAGTTCGAGGCTCCTTGCATACCCCAGGCCTGGTTAAAACTGCTGCTATACAACAAACAAAACGATCTGCCTCAGTTGacagggcaggaaacagagttcAACAAAGTAGGCTCTGGTCCTTGAAAACCATTCCAAGAACAATTGCATCTCATAATAGTTTGAACCTGGAAGATACAGACATTATTCAAAGAACAGTTACACCACGCAGCATGCAGATTTCTGCATTTGCAGACACTGCTCCCAAAATGACATCCCCTGTCATTAGCCAGCAGAGGGCCAATTGTATGAAAGAAACTGTACATTTGAGTGTTTCTGAACAGAACATGCTCCAAAATGAAAGCTCTTCCATGGAGAAACTCAAATTATTCACCCTTCAAGGAAGTGG GTCAACACTGAAACTTCCTTCAGAGTGGAGAAAGCAGCGATGTAGAAATGCACG CTTATGGGGACAGGTGTCTGCCAGTAAAACTGATGAAATCCAGAAAGCAAGCTTCATGCAAAACATTCAGTCAGCA TTCCATTCACAGCTCCCACCTGTAAGTTGTGCACAGATTGAAGAACAATTGGACAACATCTATGAACTTTACAAATGTATTGACCAATATGTACGTACAGATTTCCTACTCAATTCTTCAG GTCCCCTCAGTTATCAGCATGAACATGAGAGCCTTCAGATACTGGGGAGATGCCAAGATACTGTATCAAGCCTCATTCAGCAGATTGAGCAGTTTGTGGATG CTGAAATGTTTTGGGCGAAGTTTGGGAGCTGTTGGACGGTCAACTTCAAAAAATGCAAATGTTTTGGTGGCAAGTCTGCACCTCTCCTATTCTACTCCACACTGCAGGAGCTGAAGGAAATGGAGGCTCTCCGGTTTCAAGTACAAACTCTCCAAAGACAGATTCAGATTCAAAAG GCTATGGCAGAAGAGCTGcttcccattctattttcctCCATGCCTCTAGAGCAATCTATTTCCTACCTTTATCGAGCAGTGTACTCTGAGCTTTGTGAAGGAGGAGAGCAATTTCCTGTCTTGGTACAGGATAACATACCCGAATGA